GCAGGCCGGCTCCCCCTGGGGCCGGCCTGCTTCCTGCGCCCGGAACGACCAGAGGGATTCCTCACCCGCACTCAGCAGACGGATTTATAGTTCTGTCCAAGCCATCACGCAACGTACAAGGAGGTACACCATGGCTCAGTATGTTCTCGCCATTGATCAGGGCACCACAAGTTCACGCGCCATCATCTTCGACCACGCCGGCTCCATCGTCTCCACCGGTCAGCTCGAACACGAGCAGATCTTCCCCCGCGCCGGCTGGGTCGAACACGACCCCATGGAGATCTGGGACAACACCCGCGAGGTGATCGGCCAGGCGCTGTCCAAGGCCAACCTCACCCGGCACGACATCGCCGCCGTCGGGATCACCAACCAACGCGAGACCGCCGTGGTCTGGGACCGCACCACGGGCAAGCCGGTCTACAACGCCATCGTCTGGCAGGACACCCGCACCCAGCCCATCGTCGACCGTCTCGCGGCCGACGGCGGCGTGGAACGGTTCAAGCAGAAGGTCGGCCTACCGTTGGCCACCTACTTCTCCGGCACCAAAATCGTCTGGATCCTGGAGAACGTCGAGGGAGCCCGTGAGAAGGCCGACGCCGGCGACCTGATGTTCGGCACCACCGATTCCTGGGTGCTCTGGAACCTCACCGGCGGGCTCGAGGGAGGCGTACACGCCACCGACGTCACCAACGCCAGCCGCACCCTGTTCATGGACCTGGAGACGTTGCAGTGGGACGACGAGATCCTCGGGATCTTCGGCGTGCCGCGCTCGATGATGCCCGAGATCCGCTCCTCCAGCGAGGTCTACGGCACCGTCAACGAGCACAGCCTGCTGCGCGAGGTGCCCATCGCCGGCATCCTCGGCGACCAGCAGGCCGCCACCTTCGGCCAGGCCGCATTCGACCAGGGCGAGGCGAAGAACACCTACGGCACCGGTAACTTCCTGATCTTCAACACCGGCACCGAGATCATCCACTCCAAGAACGGCCTGCTCACCACGCTCGGCTACAAGCTCGGCGACGCCGAACCGCACTACGCGCTCGAGGGCTCCATCGCCGTCACCGGCGCGCTCGTGCAGTGGCTGCGTGACAACCTCGGCCTGATCGGCTCCTCAGAGGAGATCGAGACCCTGGCGGCGTCCGTGGACGACAACGGCGGCGCCTACTTCGTGCCGGCGTTCAGCGGCCTGTTCGCGCCGTACTGGCGGTCGGATGCCCGGGGCGCGCTCGTCGGCCTCACCCGGTTCGTGAACAAGGGCCACCTCGCCCGCGCGGCGTTGGAGGCCACGGCCTTCCAGACCCGCGAGGTCCTCGACGCGGTCAACGCCGACTCCGGCGTGCCACTGACCGAGCTCAAGGTGGACGGCGGCATGATCAAGAACAACCTGTTGATGCAGTTCCAGGCCGACATCATCGGCGTGCCGGTGATCCGGCCGGTGGTCGCCGAGACCACGGCACTCGGTGCCGCCTACGCGGCGGGTCTGGCGACGGGATTCTGGAGCACCCTGGACGAACTGCGCTCGAACTGGCAGGAGGACAGCCGCTGGACACCGCAGATGAGCGAGGAAGAGAGCGCCCGCCAGCTGCGCAACTGGAAGAAGGCCGTCACCAAGACCTTCGGTTGGGTCGACGACGACGTGCTGTAGCCCGCACGAGTCTCACCACCGGCGCCGCATCCGCCACTCTTCTCGAGTCGGGTGCGGCGCCCTGGTGTGCCCGGGTCAGGCGTGACTGGCGTGCACCCACTGGGCTAATTTCGCCGCACCGGCCCCGGAGTCGATGGCGTCGGCCGCCACAACGAGCTTGGCCCGGAACCGGTCCAGGATGCTCACCTGGGACTGGGCCGGGTCGTGGGCGAGGTCGTAGGCCACGAGACCCGCCGCCGCGTTCAGCAACACGATGTCACGCACCGGGCCGGTCTCCCCCGCGAGCACCGCGTGCACCACGGAGGCGTTGTGGGCCGGCGAGCCACCCACCAACTGGCTCATGGTGGCCCGCGGGATACCCAGATCGCGCGGGTCGATGTCGTGCTCGGTGACCAGGCCCCGTGACACCTCCCACACGTGACTGTGGCCGGTGGTGGTGAGTTCGTCGAGGCCGTCGTCACCGCGGAAGACCAGCGCGGTGGCGCCGCGGGTCTGGAACACGCCCACGAAGAGGGGCACCCGGTCGAGCGCCGCGACACCCACGGCCGAGGCCTCCGGGCGAGCCGGATTGACGAGGGGACCGAGGAAATTGAAGACCGTGGGAATGCCCAGCTCGGCCCGCACGGCGGCCGCATGCCGGAACCCGGGGTGGAACGCGGCCGCGAAGGCGAAGGTGATGCCGGTGTCCTCCAGGACGGTGGCGACCACATCCGCGGAGAGACTGAGGTCGATTCCCAGTTCGGCGAGAACATCGGAGGAGCCCGAAGCCGAGCTCGCGGCCTTGTTGCCGTGCTTGATCACGGGAACACCCGCCGCCGCGCACACGATGGACGCCATGGTGGAGACGTTGACGGTGCCGAACCTGTCGCCGCCCGTCCCCACGATGTCCAGGCCCATGGAGTTCACCTTGAGCGGCACCGCGTGATCCAGAATGGCGTCCCGGAAGCCCACGATCTCATCGACCGTCTCCCCCTTGGCTCGCAGGGCGATCAGGAATCCGGCGATCTGGGCCTGACTGGCCTCTCCGAGCACGATCCGTTCCATGCACCAGGCGGCATCGGCCACGCTGAGGTCGGCCCCGCTGAGCAGGGCGTCGAGAATGTTGGGCCAGGACTGGGATTCGAGCATTCTCCGATCTTAATCATCTACTCTCCCCTGACCCGCATTTCCGGTGCCATCAGGCACTAGTTAGGTTAACCTAACCTGCAAATAGGGTCGAATGGCACTTCAGGATGAGAAAAACCTGTGCGGTAATCGGCCATAATGGAATAGTGACGACGACCTCAATTACTCCTCGGGCGACCCTCCCCGTTGTGAACAGGCCCAACAGCGTGGCGGTTGGCACCATTGTCTGGCTGGGCAGCGAGGTCATGTTCTTCGCTGGCCTCTTCGCCATCTACTTCACGCTGCGTTCGACGTCGCCGGAGTTATGGCAGTTCGAGACGGAGAAGCACAACTTCACCTTCGCCCTCGTGAACACGCTGATCCTGGTGTCCTCCTCGGTCACCTGCCAGTTCGGCGTCTTCGCGGCCGAACGCCTGCAGGCCCGGTCCACCGGATGGAAGCCCAGCCAGTGGGGCATGGTCGAGTGGTTCTTCCTCACCTACGCCCTCGGCGCGATCTTCGTCTCCGGCCAGGTCCTCGAGTACGCCACGCTGGTCTCCGAAGGCGTCACCCTGGCCTCGAACGCCTACGGCTCTGCGTTCTACCTGACCACCGGTTTCCACGGCATCCACGTGACCGGCGGACTCATCGCCTTCCTCCTCGTGATCGGCCGCGGCTTCGCGGTCAAGAACTTCGGTCACAAGGAAGCCACCAGCGCCATCGTGGTCTCGTACTACTGGCACTTCGTCGACGTCGTCTGGATCGGGCTCTTCCTGGTCATCTACGTTCTTAAATAACAAGCAGGAGCGGACACACTCAGCATGCCCAGGACTCAGAAACCTACCGCCGGACGTTCCCGTCGTTCCGGCCGTCGCAGCCCTCTCGCGAGCGTCGCCCTCATTGCCATCGGACTGCTCTTCACAGGCGGCGCGTACGCGATGTTCAGCACCGGCACCGCCAGCGCAGCCACGGACACCGCATCCCAGCAGACCGTCAGCGAGGGCGAAAAACTCTTCGCTGCGAACTGCGCCACCTGCCACGGCCTCAGCGCAGAAGGCACCGGAGCCGGACCCAGCCTCATCGGCGTCGGAGCAGCCTCCGTCGACTTCCAGGTCGGAACCGGTCGCATGCCCATGCAGGCCAACGGCCCGCAGGCCATCGTCAAGCCCGTTCAGTTCACCGAGGAACAGACCGCAGCCCTGGCGGCCTACGTCGCCTCCCTCGCCCCCGGACCTGCCATTCCGGCCCAGGAGCTGCTCGACGCACAGGGAGACGCCGCATCCGGCGCCGAACTGTTCCGCATCAACTGCGCCATGTGCCACAACGTGGCCGGCGCGGGCGGCGCCCTCACCGAGGGCAAGTACGCCCCCGCTCTGGACGGCGTCACCCCGCAGCACATCTATGAGGCCATGGTCACCGGACCGCAGAACATGCCGGTCTTCAACGACATGAACATCTCGCCTGAGGACAAGCGCGACATCATCACGTACCTCAAGTACGTGGAGAACAACCCGTCGCCGGGCGGATTCGCCCTGGGCTCCCTCGGTCCCGTCTCCGAAGGCCTCTTCCTCTGGATCTTCGGACTGGGAGCCATCGTGGCCCTGACCGTGTGGATCACGGCGAAATCGAATTGATCGGCACCCTGCACATGACCACCCCGCACCTGACACAGCGAACACAGACAGCGCCCCTGAAGGAGAACAATGGCCAGCGATGAGACCAGCGGAAAGGACCTGACCGCTGCCGACTCTTCGGGCGTCGAGCACGGCACCGCCGCCGCGGGTACCGCCGTCGTCGCACGCGACGCCGTGGCCAACCCCGGCTTCCCGCCGCACCGGCCGCGCGTCACCGACCTGGACCCCCGCAAGGAGAAGCAGGCCGAGCGCACCGTCTACACGCTCTTCTACCTGTCGATCGTGGGCAGCGTGTTCGCCATCGCCGCGTACATGATCTTCCCGATCGTCCCCGAGGACCCGGGTTCCGTCCGCCTGAACAACCTGTTCATCGGCATCGGACTGGCCCTGGCCCTGTTGGCGCTGGGAATCGGTGCTGTGCACTGGGGCAAGGCCCTGATGCACGACGAAGAAGGCATCGACGAGCGTCACCCGGTCCGCGGCACCGACGAGACCCGTGCGCGCGCCGTGGAGATCTTCCAGGAAGCGAACACCGAGTCCGGCTTCGGCCGCCGCACGCTGATCCGCAACAGCCTGATCGGCGCCCTGGTGGTCTTCCCCCTCCCCGCCGTCGTGCTGTTCCGCGGACTCGCACCGCAGGACCAGGACCCGGTCGCTCTGCTCAAGCAGACCATGTGGGAGAAGGGCACCCGCCTGGCGCTCGACCCCTCCGGCGCCCCGATCAAGGCATCGGACGTCACCCTGGGTTCCTCGTTCGCCGTGATCCCCGAGGGCCTGATGGACCTCGAACACGGACGCCTCGAAGAAAAGGCCAAGTCGGTCGTGATCCTCGTGCGCATGAAGCCGCAGGACCTCATCGAGTCGCCGGAGCGCGCCAGCTGGTCATACGACGGCATCGTCGCGTATTCCAAGATCTGCACCCACGTCGGCTGCCCCGTCGGCCTCTACGAACAGCAGACGCACCATCTCCTCTGCCCCTGCCACCAGTCACAGTTCAATGTGGCTGATGAGGCCAAGGTCATCTTCGGCCCGGCCAAGCGTCCGCTCCCCCAGCTCCCCATTGCGGTGGATGCCGAGGGATACTTGATCGCACAAAGCGATTTCCTTGAACCAGTCGGACCGAGCTTTTGGGAGCGACAGTGAGTACGACAACTGATATGAAACCCGCCGAGACGAAGAAGTCCGGCGGCTTCACCGGCGCCGCGGCCAACTACATCGACGAGCGCACGAGCATCTCCACCGCGGTCAAGGAACTGGGTCGCAAGATCTTCCCTGACCACTGGTCGTTCCTGCTGGGCGAGGTGGCGCTGTACAGCTTCGTCATCATCCTGCTCTCGGGGTCTTTCCTGACGTTCTTCTTCCAGGCGTCGATGGCCGAGGTGCACTACGACGGTTCCTACGTCCCGCTCAAGGGCGTGGAGATGTCGGTGGCCATGGCCTCATCGCTCGATATCTCCTTCGATGTGCGCGGCGGACTCCTGATGCGCCAGGTACACCACTGGGCGGCCCTGCTGTTCGTGGCCTCCATCGGCCTACACATGCTGCGCATCTACTTCACGGGTGCTTTCCGCAAGCCGCGTGAACTCAACTGGGTGATCGGCTTCGTGCTCTTCATCCTCGCCATGGCAGAGGGCTTCACCGGCTACTCGCTCCCCGACGACCTGCTCTCCGGAAACGGCCTGCGCATCATCGACGGCATGGTCAAGGGCATCCCCGTCGTGGGCACCTGGATCTCGTTCCTCCTCTTCGGCGGCGAGTTCCCGGGCACCGATATCGTGGGCCGCCTGTACTCCCTGCACATCCTGCTGCTGCCGGCGATCATCGTGGCGCTGATAGCCATGCACTTGCTTTTCGTGGTTGTGCACAAGCACACCCAGTACCCCGGAGCCGGTCGCACGAACAACAACGTCGTCGGCTACCCGGTGCTTCCGGTCTACGCCGCGAAGGCCGGTGGGTTCTTCTTCATCGTCTTCGGCGTCGTGATGCTGATGGCCTCGTTCTTCACCATCAACCCGATCTGGAACTACGGACCGTACGACCCGTCCCCGGTTTCCGCCGGAACCCAGCCGGACTGGTACATCGGCTTCGCCGACGGTGCCCTTCGTCTGATCCCGCCGGGACTCGAGTGGGTCTGGCTCGGACACACCTGGTCGTTCAACATCCTGATCCCCCTCGTGGGCCTGGGTCTGTTCATCGCCGTGGTGCTGTTCTACCCGTTCCTCGAGGCCTGGGTCACGGGCGACAAGCGCGAGCACCACGTCCTGGACCGCCCGCGAAACGCTCCGACCCGCACGGCGATCGGCGCCGCCGGTGTCACGTTCTACGCGGGCCTCTGGGCCGCGGCGTCGTCGGACATCATCGCCACGCACTTCAAGCTGACGATGGAAGGCGTGATCCACACCCTGCAGGCCGTCGTCATCCTCGGCCCGTTCATCGCGTACTTCATCACCAAGCGCGTGTGCCTGGCCCTGCAGAAGAAGGACCGTGAGATCGTGCTGCACGGCTACGAGTCCGGACGCATCGTCCGCCTGCCCGGCGGCGAGTACATCGAGGTGCACCAGCCCGTCGACGAGTACGAGCGCTGGAAGCTGGTGAGCTACAACGACTACAAGCCGTTGACGGTGAAGCCGAACGCCCAGGGGAAGATCTCCGGCGTGCAGAAGGTCCGTGCGGGTCTGTCCCGCTGGTTCTTCGAAGACCGGATCGCTCCGGTGGGCACGAAGGAAATCGAAGAGAGCCACGGCGATCACCACTAGCTACACGGGTGACCCCATTCGGGCACCGAAGCCACTCCAGACCCTGTCGGAGTGGCTTCGGTGCCCGAACTGTTTCCGTGACCTCTCCCCCCACACCGACCGAGTGCTCGGCTGCGATGCAGGGCACCGTTTCGACGTCAATCGTCGCGGCTACGCTTCTCTGCTCAGCGGCTCAACCAAACTCATCGGCGACTCAGCGGCCATGCTGGACGCCAGGGACGCCTTCCTGGAGAAGGGCTGGTACACGGAGCTCCGTGACGCCCTGAGCAGGCTTGTCGGTGCCGGGCGCCCCCGGCGGGTGGTCGACATCGGCTGCGGCACCGGGTACTACCTGCGCGGTGTCCTGTCAGCGCTCGAACAGGCGGGAACTGCTGATGGATCGTCAGCGGAAGCGGAACTCCGCGCGCTGGCCGTCGACCTGTCCCCCGTGGCCGTAGCGCGTACGCTGCGCACAGCCACCATCCGTGCAGAGCCAGCCGGTTCAGACTCCGTGGCAGCGGACACGGCCGGTCTGGTGGCCGATGTGTGGTCGCCCCTGCCGATCCGGGATGCTGCGGCCGACGTGATCATCAACGTCTTCGCTCCCCGCAACGCGACGGAATTCCACCGTATCCTCAGTCCGGACGGTCTTCTCGCCGTGGTGGTGCCGCACCCGACACACCTGCAGGAGTTGCGCGCGGCCGGCCTCGCACTCGACGTGCACGCCAACAAGGTGGACGGCCTGATCGACAGCCTGTCCGGCGGCTTCCGGCTGGAGTCTGCCGACGACATCTCCCGGGTGCTCTCGCTCTCGCCCACCGACGTCGGCGCCCTCATCGGCATGGGCCCGTCGTCGCACCACAGCGGCTCCCCCGCCAGCGTGGCTGCGCCTGCGCCCACAGACGTCACTGTCGCGTTCAGCCTGCTCGGCTTCCGCCGCACCGGAGCCTGACGGCGCCGACGCTTCGGCGGCACACACAGAAAGGCGCCAGTGACCGTGAGGTCACTGGCGCCTTTCTTGACGAGTATCAGCGGGCGAAGAGGCCCCGGTAGTATTCGTAGACCCAGCCGACGAGGCTGATCACGCCGATACCGATCCCGATGTACGCGATCCAGAAGCCTGCCGCGAGTCCGAGGAACAGCAGAGCCGCACTGGCCGCGAGCATGATGGGCCACCAGCTCCAGGGGCTGAAGAAGCCCATCTCGGGGTCACCGTCGTCGATGTTCGCACTGAGGGTGTCCTCGGGCAGCTCGCCGCCCTGCGCCTGGTGAACCTTGGACAGGTAGAAAGCGACGAAGGCCACCAGCA
This is a stretch of genomic DNA from Cryobacterium soli. It encodes these proteins:
- the glpK gene encoding glycerol kinase GlpK gives rise to the protein MAQYVLAIDQGTTSSRAIIFDHAGSIVSTGQLEHEQIFPRAGWVEHDPMEIWDNTREVIGQALSKANLTRHDIAAVGITNQRETAVVWDRTTGKPVYNAIVWQDTRTQPIVDRLAADGGVERFKQKVGLPLATYFSGTKIVWILENVEGAREKADAGDLMFGTTDSWVLWNLTGGLEGGVHATDVTNASRTLFMDLETLQWDDEILGIFGVPRSMMPEIRSSSEVYGTVNEHSLLREVPIAGILGDQQAATFGQAAFDQGEAKNTYGTGNFLIFNTGTEIIHSKNGLLTTLGYKLGDAEPHYALEGSIAVTGALVQWLRDNLGLIGSSEEIETLAASVDDNGGAYFVPAFSGLFAPYWRSDARGALVGLTRFVNKGHLARAALEATAFQTREVLDAVNADSGVPLTELKVDGGMIKNNLLMQFQADIIGVPVIRPVVAETTALGAAYAAGLATGFWSTLDELRSNWQEDSRWTPQMSEEESARQLRNWKKAVTKTFGWVDDDVL
- a CDS encoding methyltransferase domain-containing protein yields the protein MLGCDAGHRFDVNRRGYASLLSGSTKLIGDSAAMLDARDAFLEKGWYTELRDALSRLVGAGRPRRVVDIGCGTGYYLRGVLSALEQAGTADGSSAEAELRALAVDLSPVAVARTLRTATIRAEPAGSDSVAADTAGLVADVWSPLPIRDAAADVIINVFAPRNATEFHRILSPDGLLAVVVPHPTHLQELRAAGLALDVHANKVDGLIDSLSGGFRLESADDISRVLSLSPTDVGALIGMGPSSHHSGSPASVAAPAPTDVTVAFSLLGFRRTGA
- a CDS encoding cytochrome c is translated as MPRTQKPTAGRSRRSGRRSPLASVALIAIGLLFTGGAYAMFSTGTASAATDTASQQTVSEGEKLFAANCATCHGLSAEGTGAGPSLIGVGAASVDFQVGTGRMPMQANGPQAIVKPVQFTEEQTAALAAYVASLAPGPAIPAQELLDAQGDAASGAELFRINCAMCHNVAGAGGALTEGKYAPALDGVTPQHIYEAMVTGPQNMPVFNDMNISPEDKRDIITYLKYVENNPSPGGFALGSLGPVSEGLFLWIFGLGAIVALTVWITAKSN
- a CDS encoding ubiquinol-cytochrome c reductase iron-sulfur subunit → MASDETSGKDLTAADSSGVEHGTAAAGTAVVARDAVANPGFPPHRPRVTDLDPRKEKQAERTVYTLFYLSIVGSVFAIAAYMIFPIVPEDPGSVRLNNLFIGIGLALALLALGIGAVHWGKALMHDEEGIDERHPVRGTDETRARAVEIFQEANTESGFGRRTLIRNSLIGALVVFPLPAVVLFRGLAPQDQDPVALLKQTMWEKGTRLALDPSGAPIKASDVTLGSSFAVIPEGLMDLEHGRLEEKAKSVVILVRMKPQDLIESPERASWSYDGIVAYSKICTHVGCPVGLYEQQTHHLLCPCHQSQFNVADEAKVIFGPAKRPLPQLPIAVDAEGYLIAQSDFLEPVGPSFWERQ
- a CDS encoding cytochrome c oxidase subunit 4, with product MNANIKLYWILAVFFALLTGVYVVWSLVDPMHGRIEWVGTFGIALSGVLVAFVAFYLSKVHQAQGGELPEDTLSANIDDGDPEMGFFSPWSWWPIMLAASAALLFLGLAAGFWIAYIGIGIGVISLVGWVYEYYRGLFAR
- the trpD gene encoding anthranilate phosphoribosyltransferase; this translates as MLESQSWPNILDALLSGADLSVADAAWCMERIVLGEASQAQIAGFLIALRAKGETVDEIVGFRDAILDHAVPLKVNSMGLDIVGTGGDRFGTVNVSTMASIVCAAAGVPVIKHGNKAASSASGSSDVLAELGIDLSLSADVVATVLEDTGITFAFAAAFHPGFRHAAAVRAELGIPTVFNFLGPLVNPARPEASAVGVAALDRVPLFVGVFQTRGATALVFRGDDGLDELTTTGHSHVWEVSRGLVTEHDIDPRDLGIPRATMSQLVGGSPAHNASVVHAVLAGETGPVRDIVLLNAAAGLVAYDLAHDPAQSQVSILDRFRAKLVVAADAIDSGAGAAKLAQWVHASHA
- a CDS encoding cytochrome b — protein: MKPAETKKSGGFTGAAANYIDERTSISTAVKELGRKIFPDHWSFLLGEVALYSFVIILLSGSFLTFFFQASMAEVHYDGSYVPLKGVEMSVAMASSLDISFDVRGGLLMRQVHHWAALLFVASIGLHMLRIYFTGAFRKPRELNWVIGFVLFILAMAEGFTGYSLPDDLLSGNGLRIIDGMVKGIPVVGTWISFLLFGGEFPGTDIVGRLYSLHILLLPAIIVALIAMHLLFVVVHKHTQYPGAGRTNNNVVGYPVLPVYAAKAGGFFFIVFGVVMLMASFFTINPIWNYGPYDPSPVSAGTQPDWYIGFADGALRLIPPGLEWVWLGHTWSFNILIPLVGLGLFIAVVLFYPFLEAWVTGDKREHHVLDRPRNAPTRTAIGAAGVTFYAGLWAAASSDIIATHFKLTMEGVIHTLQAVVILGPFIAYFITKRVCLALQKKDREIVLHGYESGRIVRLPGGEYIEVHQPVDEYERWKLVSYNDYKPLTVKPNAQGKISGVQKVRAGLSRWFFEDRIAPVGTKEIEESHGDHH
- a CDS encoding cytochrome c oxidase subunit 3; translation: MRKTCAVIGHNGIVTTTSITPRATLPVVNRPNSVAVGTIVWLGSEVMFFAGLFAIYFTLRSTSPELWQFETEKHNFTFALVNTLILVSSSVTCQFGVFAAERLQARSTGWKPSQWGMVEWFFLTYALGAIFVSGQVLEYATLVSEGVTLASNAYGSAFYLTTGFHGIHVTGGLIAFLLVIGRGFAVKNFGHKEATSAIVVSYYWHFVDVVWIGLFLVIYVLK